One window of the Methanomassiliicoccaceae archaeon DOK genome contains the following:
- a CDS encoding acyltransferase family protein: MWSNLRAKPSSNNKQERDSNFEILRIVAMMMIILHHIALYGGWPLDVGQTFNLSIDSFFIQFIHHFGKIGVWIFVLITGYYMVCSKSQIIPKFLKLFLQIYTTSVLVDVIFIVFGGVPANSIHWQNDLLPVLSGKWWFASTYLIALPFFPFVNKMLNSLDRGSHLTLILLLLIVWFVIPTFTHSGMYGSFVIMFFTMYTIGAYIKLYPKSFERSVKEYGLWTIISITLLATLIALANLIGPLDGFKPFETTLAWGNDSSIMVVIIAVLTFLTFKQTNVGHIHWVNVFASTMFGVYLLQEHDQFRAWIFEWMDIGSHYGSPDLILYVFGCMLVILVLCAILEYVRMQTVDRATSRLIPPFTKAIRKTLSCLVGTDNTSPQ; the protein is encoded by the coding sequence ATGTGGAGTAATCTGAGAGCTAAACCTAGTTCAAATAACAAACAAGAAAGAGATTCCAATTTTGAGATTCTCAGAATAGTCGCAATGATGATGATTATTCTCCATCACATCGCATTATATGGCGGATGGCCCCTAGATGTTGGTCAAACCTTTAACCTGTCTATAGACTCGTTCTTCATCCAGTTTATTCACCACTTTGGAAAGATAGGCGTCTGGATCTTTGTTCTCATAACAGGATATTACATGGTATGCTCCAAATCCCAGATTATTCCCAAATTTCTGAAACTGTTTCTACAGATATACACCACATCAGTACTCGTAGATGTGATTTTCATCGTGTTCGGAGGGGTTCCGGCCAATTCTATTCATTGGCAAAACGATCTGCTGCCAGTGTTGTCTGGAAAATGGTGGTTTGCATCCACATATCTCATAGCGCTTCCATTCTTCCCATTCGTTAACAAAATGCTCAATTCACTCGATAGGGGATCACATCTAACCCTAATTTTACTGTTGTTGATAGTATGGTTCGTAATTCCAACGTTTACACACAGTGGCATGTATGGCAGTTTCGTCATAATGTTCTTCACAATGTACACGATAGGTGCCTACATCAAATTATATCCAAAATCATTTGAAAGGAGTGTAAAAGAATACGGATTGTGGACCATAATCTCCATAACATTGCTGGCCACTCTAATAGCTCTTGCAAATCTGATTGGCCCCTTAGATGGTTTTAAACCATTTGAGACAACACTGGCATGGGGCAATGATAGCAGCATCATGGTTGTCATAATAGCAGTACTTACATTCCTTACTTTTAAACAAACTAACGTTGGCCACATACACTGGGTAAATGTGTTTGCGTCGACAATGTTTGGTGTTTATCTACTTCAAGAACACGATCAATTTAGAGCGTGGATTTTCGAATGGATGGACATAGGAAGCCACTACGGATCCCCCGATCTAATTTTGTATGTGTTTGGCTGTATGCTAGTTATACTGGTCTTGTGCGCAATTCTGGAATATGTAAGAATGCAGACTGTTGATCGCGCTACATCCAGATTAATACCGCCATTCACAAAAGCAATTCGCAAAACATTGTCGTGTTTGGTAGGAACAGATAATACAAGCCCACAGTGA
- a CDS encoding NTP transferase domain-containing protein → MEGKVRQAVVMVGGKGTRLLPLTETRPKIILPVADRPCLWYLLRSLARAGIEEVILACGYKSEQMREAIGDGSDLGLSIIYSYEDEPLGTGGAMKLVEDRLDDVFVAANGDVFASVDVASEIREHIDSGASVTISLTPVDNPCEFGIARVQPDGRITEFKEKPKPEEVFSNLINAGVYVLNRSVLGYVPEKTFFDFSKDLVPMLMAEGHRIQGFQISGIWMDVGRPHDLLGANLAVASAEYGDALWDAGGSEIEGPFYMGAGSSVAGSGLKDSVVLAGSSVSGSRLDRVLVMRNCTIDGATLENTILGDGCSVGEGAVVRNAVLADNTVVGPGEILDEGRKV, encoded by the coding sequence ATGGAAGGCAAGGTTAGACAGGCTGTCGTGATGGTCGGTGGAAAGGGAACGAGGCTCCTGCCTCTGACGGAGACCCGTCCCAAGATCATCCTGCCGGTGGCGGACAGGCCGTGCCTGTGGTATCTGCTCAGGTCTCTGGCAAGGGCGGGCATAGAGGAGGTCATCCTCGCCTGCGGCTACAAGTCCGAGCAGATGAGGGAGGCTATCGGCGACGGTTCGGACCTGGGCCTCAGCATCATCTACTCTTACGAGGACGAGCCGCTCGGCACAGGCGGAGCGATGAAGCTGGTGGAGGACCGTCTCGACGACGTGTTCGTGGCGGCCAACGGCGATGTGTTCGCATCCGTGGATGTCGCATCGGAGATTAGGGAGCATATCGATTCCGGTGCATCGGTGACGATATCTCTCACTCCGGTCGACAACCCTTGCGAGTTCGGCATCGCCAGGGTACAGCCAGACGGCCGCATCACGGAGTTCAAGGAGAAGCCGAAGCCCGAGGAGGTGTTCTCCAATCTGATCAATGCCGGGGTTTACGTCCTGAACAGGTCGGTTCTGGGCTATGTCCCGGAGAAAACGTTCTTCGACTTCTCGAAGGACCTCGTCCCGATGCTCATGGCGGAGGGGCACCGCATACAGGGCTTCCAGATCAGCGGAATCTGGATGGACGTCGGCAGGCCCCACGACCTGTTGGGTGCAAACCTCGCGGTCGCATCCGCCGAGTACGGGGATGCCCTCTGGGACGCCGGCGGATCGGAGATCGAGGGGCCGTTCTACATGGGTGCGGGTTCCAGTGTTGCCGGTTCCGGGCTGAAGGACTCCGTCGTCCTCGCAGGTTCGTCGGTCTCCGGTTCCAGACTCGACCGTGTCCTCGTGATGAGGAACTGCACAATTGACGGGGCCACTCTGGAGAACACCATACTGGGTGACGGCTGCTCTGTGGGGGAGGGGGCTGTTGTGAGGAACGCCGTCCTGGCCGACAACACGGTGGTCGGGCCCGGAGAGATTCTGGACGAGGGAAGGAAGGTCTGA
- a CDS encoding acetolactate synthase: protein MHVISLIVKNEFGVMQRVMGEFTRNKINVETIVVGKCELPGKSRMVLSVISHDAALTAIGRLQKLQDVYEAELIPESGQSAYALLSTSNGNVGVVGGSDQVEELIERSKPEHYVKALNAL, encoded by the coding sequence ATGCACGTCATCTCACTCATCGTCAAGAACGAATTCGGTGTCATGCAGAGGGTCATGGGCGAGTTCACACGCAACAAGATCAACGTCGAGACCATCGTCGTCGGCAAATGCGAGCTCCCGGGGAAGTCCAGGATGGTCCTCTCCGTCATCAGCCACGATGCCGCGCTGACCGCCATCGGGAGGCTCCAGAAGCTCCAGGACGTCTACGAGGCGGAGCTGATCCCCGAGAGCGGGCAGTCCGCGTACGCACTCCTCTCCACATCCAACGGCAACGTCGGCGTCGTCGGAGGTTCCGACCAGGTCGAGGAGCTCATCGAGAGGAGCAAGCCCGAGCATTACGTCAAGGCGCTGAACGCACTTTGA
- a CDS encoding glycosyltransferase — MKFVDVNPFFYPHHGGIETRMHDTARLLAARGHDVTVLTGRLPDTAEEEMTEFGYRVVRLKSRFINIYNPPFISSEGVLEALRSMDADAVNYNYRWAPSYNKDLGRYDGYKVFTYHNMWGEGTGLTGKVSEINDNGFRKTLETFDHIVCVSDYVRNDLIRRGLPAERMTTIPTCLDLPPEKETSEGDYILSLGRLVKTKGLDSLIEAMKSVDCRLIMCGKGPESKNLEKQVAKLGLGNKVEFRGYVSEEEKDSLMRSCRLFVMPSLFESFGLAALEVLGYGRPLVYGDVNGLPDTVGNGGIAVKPGDPGSIAEGINRLLGDDALRTELAGNARRQAEKYTWDRYIPEYERVLSAGKQ; from the coding sequence ATGAAGTTCGTAGACGTCAATCCATTCTTCTATCCGCATCACGGCGGCATCGAGACACGCATGCACGACACGGCCAGGCTCCTGGCAGCCAGGGGACACGACGTCACGGTGCTCACCGGCAGACTTCCGGACACCGCCGAGGAGGAGATGACGGAATTCGGATACAGGGTCGTCCGTCTGAAGTCCCGCTTCATCAACATATACAATCCGCCCTTCATAAGCTCCGAGGGAGTCCTGGAGGCCCTCAGGAGCATGGATGCGGATGCGGTGAACTACAACTACCGCTGGGCACCGTCCTACAACAAGGATCTCGGAAGATACGACGGCTACAAGGTGTTCACGTACCACAACATGTGGGGCGAGGGCACCGGGCTGACGGGGAAGGTCTCCGAGATCAACGACAACGGATTCCGCAAGACCCTGGAGACGTTCGACCACATCGTCTGCGTCAGCGACTACGTGAGGAACGACCTGATACGCAGAGGACTGCCTGCGGAGAGGATGACGACCATCCCCACCTGCCTGGACCTGCCTCCCGAGAAAGAGACTTCTGAGGGAGACTACATCCTGTCGCTGGGAAGGCTAGTCAAAACGAAGGGTCTCGACAGCCTGATAGAGGCCATGAAGAGCGTCGACTGCAGACTGATCATGTGCGGGAAGGGACCCGAATCCAAGAACCTGGAGAAGCAGGTCGCGAAACTGGGGCTCGGAAACAAGGTGGAGTTCCGCGGATACGTGTCTGAAGAGGAGAAGGACTCCCTGATGAGATCCTGCAGGCTCTTCGTCATGCCGTCGCTTTTCGAATCGTTCGGTCTGGCGGCACTGGAGGTCCTCGGATACGGAAGACCGCTGGTCTACGGCGACGTCAACGGCCTGCCGGACACGGTCGGGAACGGCGGTATCGCAGTGAAGCCGGGAGACCCCGGGAGCATAGCCGAGGGGATCAACAGACTTCTCGGCGACGACGCCCTGAGGACGGAGCTCGCCGGCAACGCACGCAGACAGGCTGAGAAATACACCTGGGACAGGTACATCCCGGAGTACGAGAGGGTTCTGTCCGCGGGAAAGCAATAA
- a CDS encoding DUF1610 domain-containing protein, with amino-acid sequence MAADKICSSCGKRLVGKGNTFFKCPRCGEYEIGRCDQCRDQGVSYECKKCGFIGP; translated from the coding sequence ATGGCAGCCGATAAAATATGCTCTTCCTGTGGAAAGAGACTGGTTGGCAAGGGAAACACCTTCTTCAAGTGCCCCCGCTGCGGTGAGTACGAGATCGGAAGGTGCGACCAGTGCCGCGACCAGGGCGTTTCCTACGAATGCAAGAAATGCGGATTCATCGGACCGTGA
- a CDS encoding translation elongation factor EF-1beta, whose amino-acid sequence MGQIAAAYDLMPESTEVDLDNVIAQLSGVLPAGVKLLETKILPVAFGLMKVNAGFLIDDSDEEVGGKLEDALRAIPGIENVECVSNTVV is encoded by the coding sequence ATGGGACAGATCGCTGCAGCTTACGACCTGATGCCCGAGAGCACAGAGGTCGACCTCGACAACGTCATCGCCCAGCTCTCCGGAGTCCTCCCCGCAGGAGTCAAGCTCCTGGAGACCAAGATCCTCCCCGTCGCCTTCGGACTCATGAAGGTCAACGCGGGATTCCTCATCGACGACTCTGACGAAGAGGTCGGTGGAAAGCTCGAGGACGCTCTCCGCGCCATTCCCGGAATCGAGAACGTCGAGTGCGTCTCCAACACCGTCGTCTGA
- a CDS encoding glycosyltransferase, translating into MTESENTKMDIAIGICAYNESQNIERCIRSIYEQDTRNVNVKEVLVVSSGSTDGTDDIVRRLMVEYDNLTLLPQEKREGKNSAINCYLDHKTCDIVAMYNADNVFMTRDSLYKLVEPFFDPQVGMVGGHPIPTNDKSTKVGFATHMLWTMHHNLALIYPKIGELVAFRDIGTRLPTDMQSDEDLIRMRLEEAGYKCVYAPEATILNHGPDTEEDFYKQRLRVNIGECTMKQMHDYDIPSWNKKYVIKAMMGTIHDLGFHPFKMLYAIRLELRSRKEAEEHVKRGEDRMSVWEPIRTTKKL; encoded by the coding sequence ATGACGGAGTCCGAAAACACAAAAATGGACATCGCAATCGGAATTTGCGCCTACAATGAGTCCCAGAACATCGAACGCTGCATCCGCTCCATATATGAGCAGGATACTCGCAACGTCAACGTGAAGGAGGTCCTGGTCGTCTCCAGCGGAAGCACGGACGGAACCGACGACATCGTACGCAGACTGATGGTCGAATACGACAACCTCACTCTCCTGCCCCAGGAAAAGCGCGAGGGCAAAAACTCCGCCATCAACTGCTACCTGGACCACAAGACCTGCGACATCGTCGCGATGTACAACGCGGACAACGTCTTCATGACGAGGGACTCCCTGTACAAACTGGTCGAACCCTTCTTCGACCCGCAGGTCGGCATGGTCGGCGGGCATCCGATCCCCACCAACGACAAGAGCACCAAGGTCGGGTTCGCCACCCACATGCTCTGGACCATGCATCACAACCTCGCCCTTATCTACCCGAAGATCGGGGAGCTGGTGGCGTTCAGGGACATAGGCACGCGCCTCCCCACGGACATGCAGTCAGACGAGGACCTTATCAGGATGCGCCTGGAGGAGGCCGGGTACAAATGTGTGTACGCGCCGGAAGCCACCATACTGAACCACGGCCCGGACACGGAGGAGGACTTCTACAAGCAGAGGCTCAGGGTGAACATCGGCGAGTGCACCATGAAGCAGATGCACGACTACGACATCCCCTCGTGGAACAAGAAGTACGTCATCAAGGCGATGATGGGCACCATCCACGATCTCGGATTCCACCCGTTCAAGATGCTCTACGCCATCAGACTGGAGCTCAGATCCAGGAAGGAGGCGGAGGAGCATGTCAAGAGGGGCGAAGACCGCATGAGCGTGTGGGAACCCATCAGGACCACGAAGAAGCTCTGA
- a CDS encoding DUF89 family protein, protein MRFTADCAPCLMRRVLFQSRLEGNGREFESVKAAVDALSEGMDPDTPSVVIATDVHSRAYAALGSDDPYRRIKEEADEVAASYERMLEDAVESSDDPLCAAIMAAVVGNIMDFGAGSAIDDPHQFMSVFDGMMSQGLGHDDTDELREELDNVAGVVYMFDNCGESQLDKVLIRQLRRMGKRVVGVVRGAPILNDVTMEDALRIGMDEEVDRLLSTGKFYIGIDWDDVPGDLAEEIRSCGLIIAKGMANFEATSDRNLDVPIVHILRTKCVPVATAMGVPTDINVVKMVRPRK, encoded by the coding sequence ATGAGGTTCACCGCCGATTGCGCCCCGTGTCTGATGAGGCGCGTCCTCTTCCAGTCGCGTCTCGAAGGCAACGGGCGTGAGTTCGAGTCCGTGAAGGCCGCCGTCGACGCCCTCTCCGAGGGCATGGATCCAGACACTCCCTCTGTGGTCATAGCCACGGATGTCCATTCCCGTGCATACGCCGCGCTGGGCTCGGACGACCCCTATCGCAGGATAAAGGAGGAGGCGGACGAGGTGGCGGCGTCTTACGAGAGGATGCTGGAGGATGCCGTTGAGTCGTCTGACGATCCGCTCTGTGCGGCCATAATGGCCGCCGTGGTCGGGAACATCATGGATTTCGGTGCCGGCTCGGCGATAGATGACCCGCATCAGTTCATGTCGGTGTTCGACGGGATGATGTCGCAGGGCCTGGGCCACGACGACACGGACGAGCTCAGGGAGGAGCTGGACAATGTGGCCGGAGTGGTCTACATGTTCGATAACTGCGGCGAGTCCCAGCTCGACAAGGTCCTGATCAGACAGCTCCGTCGCATGGGCAAGCGCGTCGTCGGCGTGGTCCGCGGCGCACCGATCCTGAACGATGTGACAATGGAGGATGCTCTGCGCATAGGTATGGATGAGGAGGTCGACAGGCTGCTGTCCACCGGGAAGTTCTACATCGGCATCGACTGGGACGACGTTCCCGGGGATCTCGCCGAAGAGATACGCTCATGCGGGCTGATCATAGCCAAGGGCATGGCGAACTTCGAGGCCACCTCGGACAGGAACCTCGATGTGCCCATAGTTCATATTTTGAGGACGAAGTGCGTTCCGGTTGCCACCGCGATGGGCGTCCCGACGGACATCAACGTCGTGAAGATGGTCAGACCGAGGAAGTGA